GTATGAACCCTCCAATTCCTCAACATTCAAGGAATGCCACTATCTCAGATTCAGCAAAGATGACGTCATTATAATCACTTCTGGAATGAGGGGGATTGGCATTTATTAATCTCTATAAAGAGATATAGTTTAAGTAAGCAGATGATCCATGCACTGTCCATAAGATGGCGATTTTTTGGACAGTAGTTGTCTtctacatatgtggacatacagtgGAAGTTTATGGAACAGCTGGTAAAGATGCGCTGCCAGTCAGTTTGGCCAGTACAGTGATGTCTACTGCCTTACCCACTGTGACTCCTACAGAAGATGAGAGCATTAAACTGGTGGTGAGAATATATGTTTCAGTGTGAAGTTTGACTATTCAACATGAATTTTGAGTTGGAAAAGGATTTCAGTGTTGCAAGATtccatttaaagtcaacatgaaatcgaAATGGACCCTTTTTacttttgtaattgtaattaatattgtaatacatgttcctggtcttattgtgcatggttCATCTGTGCATGTTCtcctaaataaaacaaatgcttgtCATTGCAAACTTTTATCAAAATCTGAAACCATTTTTCTTTTTAGCTGACTTAAAGAACTTACTTTATTATTCCCTTTCCTTTCCCTCCACCCCCCTAGCTCCATTCTGGTTTGTAACGGCAGAGACTGTATAGACTGAGACAGGATAGAGACGTCGCAtgtcattttttatcaagaacGCATGCGCATAGGCTGAAATTGTATTTTCTTAGCGCAATCTAAGCTAAAGAATTTGTTAAAAGATTTGtccgattttattgctgatttgaaatatgttatgtTCACAATCTTGACGAACCATTTAGGAGATTTTGGTTTTTCCCCGTTCAAGTTCATAGAATCCATCTTTGCTTGTATTCATAGAAAAAagcttcccgcaggctgcccggAGGTGTTACAAATCTGTAGTTGAATATGCTGTTACAGAATTAAACTGGGTTGCGAAtgatgtttcatgttgacttatatactgtaaatagaaaaataaatagaatattttttaaaagaaaactgtTTACAAGTTGTATTTGTCTTGGCCTTTgatgtatttaaagataaatgaaTATTCATGCTGGAATAATGTCCCACTGCTTTCATTTTATATtcgtttatgtatatttttcatatattttacaATGAATAATTCCAAAATTATATAGAGTATATAAAGGCTTTAATTTCTTCTTAAAGGTTTCATGTTATTCCTGCAGGACTGGCTCACAAAGTATGGATACCTCCCACCCCCAGATCCCTCTACAGGTCAGTTACAGGCCTGGACAGCTGTCACTCAAGCAGTTAAGAAAATGCAGATGTTTGCTGGCTTGGACGACACTGGAGTCTTAAGTATGTTTCACTCTTTTTTCCTTCTCACTATAAATCTTAGTTTATAACCTATGGCACGTGTGCTAGCATTGGTACActgaggggtaatcactggcacgccaacAATGGCGAGAGAGaaatagactattttatttatataaattcagcacctgcattccaatctacttTTTGATGTAATccctcctcatgatcacgcagtgtgttttcatgagctgaatgggaggctaaacataatgttaaaatgtgaggagactgcagtatacccaacagattCGTGCAGCGCGTTCAAGCCATTCCAGCATCATGAGCCAGCAGCGCTTCACTTTCTGTTAATTGCTTCAGTCAGGCAgcgtggatgacagcctacattccgtgtttcacttgtttctaattgctttcagaacaacacataatgcaataagaaaaacaccactattaatccttgaggtttccaacccagcatacatgtacaccctccttaaaccatagtcacacttaaaattacattaagcgattgaagaagaaaaaacttaAACCCACAtggagtctattcaaaatataaattaaacctggaaataaagttttagtctcatcacactttaattcTATTTAGCCTCCCTTTCAGCTCATTAAGGAGGCTAAAcagatcatgaggaaggattacatcaagatgtagattggaatgcaggtgagaaaaacataatatagataaaatagcctgctcctctctcgctgttgcttctGTGCTagtgattaaatgattacagtgacataatatttaagattccacacaaatTTGTGAAATTAACTTTGTTAACTCATaacacaaaaggacaggttttctttctttaaagcactttagatgctctgtgaaaattcacatgcaggatcatgcttatatcataatcatcaggttttgcacaaaattttcactcaaactgtttaatataatttgtaatgaaaaataagcGTTAAATTCGAAAAATGCtacatagaaacattttcacaagggGAAATGtcagcacagccattgaccaggaaaataaaaaatgtgcactccatgtcaaaaatgttgccgACCCCTGTTCTACCCTTTAGCCTACTCATGGGGCTCATGGGAGTCGGGGCCCAGCAATAACATTTTAGTCCTTGGCCTGTGAATTGAAGTGATTCAGTCTAATTTCCAGAAGGTGAAGAGTGCAATTTCTTCAGCATTAAAATACTTCCTCATACCCTGCTTAATATGCTGAGACAACTCTAAGTAAGCCATTAAtaggttgatttccacaaaaagttCAAACAATGTGTCTCTCTTACGCTAATAAAAtattgctctatttgtttgagcattccgaCTAACACAACACACCAATGtatcaaccaatggcatgagtttggagcAGGACTTTTTGTCCAAGCAGAGGCAGGtggggggagtgttcaggaaacctgtttgaaaacattcaaataattgtaaaacagcattcaaatcatgccatcccagatatctttctttcttttgcagaacaaacatttttagaaaaatatttcagctctgtaggtccttacaatgcaagtgaatggtgtccaaaatgttcaagttccaaaaagcacatacaggcagcataaaagaaatcaatttgactccagtggtttaagccatgtcttctgaagcgatccaatcggttttgtgtgagaacagttcaaaatataagtgtaatcgaacttgaaatcatgaacGTACCTAGAGAATGCAGTGgcaatatttatagtgaaaaaggagttatattttggtctggtctcacccaaaactaactggatcacttcagtaaacgtggattaaaccactggagtcatatagattacttttatactgcctttatgtgcttttgggggCTTTAAAgtttcggtcaccattcacttgcattgtatggacctacagagctgaagcattcttctaaaaatctttgtttgtgttctgcagaagaaagaaagtaatttacatctggaatgacatgagagtgagtaaatgatgagagaattttcatttttaggtgaactattctatAAACTATTTTCCTGTCCCATACTCTTTCCCCTCCTTTTCCTCTCATAGATGAAGAGACTCTCCAACTGATGCAGACACCCCGCTGTTCACTACCAGATGACGAAGACCAAACCATTCAGTCATCAGTGCTACACAGTGAAATGCAAAGTCAGAGGACGAAAAGGGCAGTGTCTACCTGGGCAAGGCGAAATATCAGCTGGAGGTCAGACTGATATTATAAGCCCTCCACCACCACTATGTGGGAAACCTGAATGGAATAGGTCATATTTAGAGATCAGAAGCATTTGAGGCACATACAGTATAAGAAGGCATATTACTATGTTAATTATTAGGAATTAAAACTTGTGATCATTAAACACATCATTCCAGTTCATCATTCCTTAGTCTTAACTGTGttattctttgttttctttagGCTGCGCTCTTACCCAGCATCCTCTAAACTATCCCGTGAAACGATTCGCTCCCTTGTGTACTATGCACTAAGAGTGTGGGCCGATCCAACATTGCTTGAGTTCCATGAGGTTGTtgctcttcttttttttaatatatatttgtatgttactACCCTGCaactgttaccttaaggagctatttaaACCTGATCaaattagttttgttgttgtAACATAATGTAGTTAAATACtattttgacttgaatcaaaccgattaatttagatgttaccacacaaagcacatttttaggttaacacattttttcagtgaataaaaatGTTGCCATCACCTTACTTTAAGGTTATACTGTTCAATAAGtaattatcattaataatcaTCTTAGTTCATTTTGCATGAAGAAACATTAAAGTGTACaacttttaaagttaaaatgtgtttttaatattatatgttgaaattatcattaaccaagattaataaatgttgtaaaagtgtTGTTAATTGTGAATGATAACTATTGTATTAACAATTGTTCCCATACtgaataaaaccttattgtaaggTGTTACCAAATTATGATGCTATAGTCAGTAAATCTCTGCAAATGTGTCTATTCAATGTCTGACTACACTATCAAAGCTTTAGTAAGGTGTCAAATGATGCTGGATCCCCAATAGGTGAGAGGACCAGAGGGGGCGGATCTCCAAATAGATTTCTTGCATGGGTCCCATGGAGATGGATATCCCTTTGATGGGGCAGGTGGATCTGTTGGCCATGCCTTCTTTCCATCAGATCCAGACAGGGCAGGTGGAGTGCACCTGGATGCAGAGGAGGAATGGGCCTTCAGGCAACCAGGTAATTCTTCAAATTACTCATATGTAGGTATAGGGAAAATATACAGTCAGACTTGGCAGGTCATTTTCACATAATAATCCAAGCTCAATCAGgtcttgtttatttttatttaattacggGCTGACtttacattatcccacttatgaCATGGCTATTACCAAATAGATGAATAAATGTATTGAATTGCATTGAATTAATTAGATTATTATGAGAGACATGAATCTATACTGCAATGTACGAAATCAATTTTAAGTTTAGCAgccattgtaaaaaaatatttgacagcAGAATACTGCGACTGAAAAATCAGAGTCAAGTATGACAGTGAGCCCTGCTGTagattgtcaagtcaagtcatttggtTAATTCAACATGTGTACATTTGCACACAGCAACAGAGGGTACAGATCTGTTTACGGTTCTAGTACATGAGCTAGGCCATGCCCTCGGATTGACCCATTCTTCAGTGCGCCAATCTGTAATGCGGCCATACTACCAGGGGCCCCTGGGAGACCCACTACACTTCAGCCTAGGCCATCAAGACCTTCAGCACATCACAGCCCTTTACGGTAACTGTCATTACTTATCTTCATTAGAATCTCTGATTGTCAATTCATGGTAAACATAACTCAAGGTGTTCATGCTGATTACATTTCAGCAGAAATGCAACAGGCGTAATCATTAATCTGTTTTAACATGttcacaaacatttcaaacagtctGATATTTTGTAAAGTTCATTCTCAGCATTACTCATTTAAATAAATCAGACTCAAAGAATctattctgtgtgtgtatatgtctgtttATGAATTTAGGTAAGAGGGGTAACCATATTCCAACTGACAGACCTCTTCTTGTAACGTATCCTGAACTCCGACAACGACATGGAGgcatacacagactcacacacatgtACAGACACTCACACAGCCATTTGGACAGGTAGGGGGACTATCATGAAATAAAAGTTAAATCAAATTGACCCTTATTTGCTTACTTAATACACACTCCTGgtgttattgtgcatgattcaacAGTGCATGTTACTCCAAAAATATTAATATCAAAGAGTAATAACTTGATTGTGCATATCTGAATATCTTGGATAATTTTGTttgttacttttttcttttgaatgtttgtgttaaaactatttaaagtcagttcaaaataattttattgaagagaaaacattttgaactgtctctctctctttcgtctTTGTCTCAATCAAGTTCTGTAGATCGTTGTAACACCAGTTTTGATGCAGTTGCCAAGATTCGAGGAGAGATCTTCTTCTTCAAAGGTAGATATTTGAAGTATTCAAATATTTAGGTGAATTAATTCAACACTACATTCTTGTTCcgcaagtaaaaatcccatacatttgGGAATTGATTATTATTGATAAATTATATACCTTtacagacagacctactgtga
This region of Xyrauchen texanus isolate HMW12.3.18 chromosome 23, RBS_HiC_50CHRs, whole genome shotgun sequence genomic DNA includes:
- the mmp17b gene encoding matrix metalloproteinase-17b, translating into MAIFWTVVVFYICGHTVEVYGTAGKDALPVSLASTVMSTALPTVTPTEDESIKLVDWLTKYGYLPPPDPSTGQLQAWTAVTQAVKKMQMFAGLDDTGVLNEETLQLMQTPRCSLPDDEDQTIQSSVLHSEMQSQRTKRAVSTWARRNISWRLRSYPASSKLSRETIRSLVYYALRVWADPTLLEFHEVRGPEGADLQIDFLHGSHGDGYPFDGAGGSVGHAFFPSDPDRAGGVHLDAEEEWAFRQPATEGTDLFTVLVHELGHALGLTHSSVRQSVMRPYYQGPLGDPLHFSLGHQDLQHITALYGKRGNHIPTDRPLLVTYPELRQRHGGIHRLTHMYRHSHSHLDSSVDRCNTSFDAVAKIRGEIFFFKGQYMWRVSRGGLVSVRAVSVQRLWSALPSSLPPLRAVLERHSDHAIIFISGSQVWLFKDLSLQEGFPQPLSALAPEDSEDCWQGLHWDLTQGVVWGSLREDRERGEIPEESEVWRELIEGGVNGIIIENDDGDFKGYTFVFKGNSYWKFNYPGSAPEEGYPRPLATDWLDCPQPSSYSPGDISLISDFGRQELREQTGQRTVDQIRHKDKISERDKPHHLDCPCQNRAVAHNGPNLLLLVLFLMTMTY